From a single Ignavibacteria bacterium genomic region:
- a CDS encoding T9SS type A sorting domain-containing protein — protein MKSKSTFVYIIIYMLLSSSFTLAQWVQTNGPDQMVRCLAVCGTNLFAGTISSGNFGPGIYLSTDHGTSWTGVNNGITGRGLFVNALAVDGTNLFAGTRGGVYLSTNNGTSWTPVNNGLPDGWEVTSLAVSGTNLFAGIYVLGVYLSTNNGTSWTPVNNGLPDGLIVSAFAVSGTNLFAGTYSHGVYLSTNNGTTWAPVNSGLTGIAMYVDHFAFIGTNMFAGTRGGGVYLSTNNGTSWTAVNNGLPDGSMVNGFAVSGANLFAATYYGGVYLSTNNGTSWTAVNSGLPGTDLIISALALSGVNLFAGTFWHRVWRRPLSEMIAITTFPHIQISSSTIIQSGVLEITGNQFTHGGQVSLGFTSSSGVNIPQVIMNVNSNGEISYNFNASTYPPGNYNVVGYDITTNKYTINRSFEIISSAPVIYSIKVTAPSSGYMAYPGQEFRVSWTDKMSLSSNYPMVGAWRKYKYFIDLSSDGGSTWNRKDSLYGLGPIDEFVNLNKGISLDQPGQNYRIKIIDFYNTSRNEVSAVFTVSNQALTNLKADFMWDYSYNNRLGKPIGCVADGISRIYIRLYKINPSTGKDISKVEFSLNDGTSDLRTNGKLKVASVIDQWSDEANGANLLSASVNSAINDTFWVWYVAPDDFVRTGYGDEFDGSREVQLTINATYTDNTFEIVPVNPIKIYRPPLMLVHGLGDYPVLWDHYPLKIEYSYLFPIISTPPIGNRDHYEYNAKGLLKLNNSLDGDSFEDVIESTRVDKRVACNQLYYVGHSMGGILPRYCETYLNSSFKTPRNYNSGFINKLITIDTPHRGSPWADYLYSLNTSGAYIAKIFSLCPGFFLNAFFDFNYRVSPAVNDLRINGGVKFNTSAIKANAIVGDMIDGNEPDINNIPNSIIDQLNYNKFFPIGLSFLDLFHNKPFYFSKRNFLKKINENLYSFNNQNDFIANSDFIVSTNSQGSDPDITASNISYISGYFHSQLTGSPGIVNATYNKVIEILNSSIDSPLLGYFSQTYSTSTKLADKINTAVISKLDTTFITPFEPIPFSSFNVNSNKNISFYISDTTGLSNVGIIFQTNSFQTSEKNFSYNFSVQTDGNYLDTQKVLIYAFYQRGDSVILSTKEIPVIVSTDESLISFNVTQKVFKMRKGDRQTPNFKGVFDTFLSEIGTQGTCISTVVENENIVRFNDSEKTFEAVGNGETCAIVSYKGKSDTVYFKINGEGFVPVELTSFTGVQSGNKISLKWETQTETNNRGFEIERKNLNEKDFTRIGFIDGNGTTTKPRGYSFIDSPIEEDLYFYRVKQIDYDGSFTYTPTIQVDFHGVPVNFALFQNFPNPFNPVTKIRYSIPNTSTVKIRIYNSLGEMVKQIVNEIQGANNYEIEFDGSGFASGVYFYSLEAYALEGGLRFQNTKKMIVLK, from the coding sequence ATGAAATCCAAGAGCACATTTGTCTATATTATCATTTATATGTTACTTTCATCAAGTTTCACATTAGCTCAATGGGTACAAACCAACGGACCAGATCAAATGGTAAGATGCTTGGCTGTCTGTGGAACAAATCTGTTTGCTGGGACTATTTCTTCTGGAAATTTTGGACCAGGAATATATCTCTCAACAGATCATGGAACAAGCTGGACAGGGGTCAATAATGGAATAACTGGTCGTGGGTTGTTTGTTAATGCTCTTGCTGTCGATGGCACAAATTTGTTTGCAGGGACTCGGGGTGGAGTATATCTCTCGACAAATAATGGAACCAGCTGGACTCCTGTAAATAATGGACTACCTGATGGATGGGAGGTTACTTCTCTTGCTGTCAGTGGAACAAATCTGTTTGCAGGGATTTATGTTCTAGGAGTATATCTCTCGACAAATAATGGAACCAGCTGGACTCCTGTAAATAATGGACTACCTGATGGATTGATTGTTAGTGCATTTGCTGTCAGTGGAACAAATCTGTTTGCCGGGACTTATAGTCATGGAGTATATCTCTCAACTAATAATGGAACAACCTGGGCTCCTGTAAATAGTGGATTAACTGGTATTGCAATGTATGTTGATCATTTTGCTTTCATTGGAACAAATATGTTTGCAGGGACTCGAGGTGGTGGAGTATATCTCTCAACAAATAATGGGACAAGTTGGACTGCTGTAAATAATGGATTACCTGATGGATCGATGGTTAATGGTTTTGCTGTCAGTGGAGCAAATCTGTTTGCAGCGACCTATTATGGTGGAGTATATCTCTCAACTAATAATGGAACGAGTTGGACTGCTGTAAATAGTGGATTACCTGGTACTGATTTGATTATTTCTGCTCTTGCTCTCAGTGGAGTAAATCTGTTTGCAGGAACATTTTGGCATAGGGTTTGGCGTCGTCCACTTTCTGAAATGATTGCAATCACGACATTTCCACACATACAAATATCTTCCTCTACAATTATCCAATCTGGCGTCCTTGAAATTACCGGTAATCAATTTACTCACGGAGGACAGGTATCTTTGGGATTCACAAGCTCTTCAGGGGTTAATATTCCACAAGTAATAATGAATGTAAATTCAAACGGAGAAATTAGTTATAATTTTAATGCTTCAACTTATCCGCCTGGCAATTATAATGTAGTTGGTTACGATATAACAACAAATAAATACACAATTAATAGATCATTTGAAATCATTTCCAGTGCGCCTGTTATTTATTCCATTAAAGTAACTGCGCCTTCCAGTGGATATATGGCCTATCCCGGACAGGAGTTTAGAGTCTCATGGACAGATAAAATGAGTTTATCATCTAATTATCCAATGGTTGGTGCCTGGAGAAAGTACAAATATTTTATTGATTTATCTTCTGATGGTGGCTCGACATGGAATAGAAAAGATAGTTTGTATGGTTTAGGCCCAATAGATGAATTTGTAAATCTAAACAAAGGTATTAGCCTAGATCAGCCGGGACAAAATTATAGAATTAAAATTATCGATTTTTATAACACTTCCAGAAACGAAGTAAGCGCAGTATTTACAGTTTCAAATCAGGCACTCACCAATCTTAAAGCGGATTTCATGTGGGATTACAGTTATAACAACCGGCTGGGAAAACCAATCGGGTGTGTGGCAGATGGAATTTCAAGGATTTATATCCGTTTATATAAAATAAATCCAAGCACGGGTAAGGATATAAGCAAAGTAGAATTTTCACTGAATGATGGAACTTCTGATTTGAGAACTAATGGAAAGTTAAAAGTTGCATCTGTTATTGATCAGTGGTCTGATGAGGCAAATGGAGCGAATTTACTTTCAGCGTCAGTTAATTCTGCAATTAACGATACATTTTGGGTATGGTATGTAGCTCCTGACGATTTCGTCAGAACCGGCTACGGGGATGAATTTGATGGTTCCAGAGAGGTACAATTAACAATAAATGCGACATATACAGATAACACTTTTGAAATCGTACCTGTTAATCCCATTAAAATTTACCGACCCCCTTTAATGTTAGTACATGGTTTGGGTGACTACCCAGTTTTATGGGATCATTATCCTCTAAAGATTGAATATAGTTATTTATTTCCAATTATTTCGACTCCACCAATCGGCAATAGAGACCATTATGAGTATAATGCGAAAGGCTTATTAAAGTTGAATAATTCTCTTGATGGAGATTCTTTTGAAGATGTAATCGAATCAACGAGAGTGGATAAACGGGTTGCCTGTAATCAGTTATATTATGTTGGTCATAGTATGGGAGGCATATTACCCCGCTATTGTGAAACCTATCTGAACAGTAGTTTTAAGACACCCAGAAATTATAATAGTGGTTTTATTAATAAACTCATCACAATTGATACGCCGCATAGAGGTTCGCCTTGGGCAGATTATTTATATAGTCTAAATACATCCGGTGCCTATATCGCAAAAATTTTCAGTCTTTGTCCAGGATTTTTTCTCAATGCGTTTTTTGATTTTAACTATCGAGTATCGCCGGCGGTTAATGATTTGAGAATTAACGGCGGAGTAAAATTTAATACCTCTGCTATTAAAGCTAATGCAATAGTGGGTGATATGATAGATGGCAATGAACCGGATATAAACAATATTCCAAATTCAATTATTGACCAATTAAATTATAATAAATTTTTTCCCATCGGCTTATCCTTTTTAGACCTGTTTCATAATAAACCATTTTATTTTTCAAAAAGAAATTTTTTGAAGAAAATTAACGAAAATCTTTATTCATTTAATAACCAAAATGATTTTATAGCTAATAGTGATTTTATTGTTAGTACAAACAGCCAGGGATCGGATCCTGATATAACAGCCTCAAATATATCCTACATTAGTGGATATTTCCATTCTCAATTAACAGGTTCGCCGGGCATTGTTAATGCTACCTATAATAAAGTAATTGAGATATTGAATTCAAGTATTGATTCGCCACTTTTAGGGTACTTCTCCCAAACTTACTCTACCAGTACAAAATTGGCAGATAAAATCAATACTGCAGTGATATCGAAATTAGATACTACATTCATAACTCCTTTCGAACCCATTCCATTTTCTTCTTTCAATGTGAACAGTAATAAAAACATTTCATTTTATATTAGTGATACAACCGGTTTGTCAAATGTCGGTATCATATTTCAGACTAATAGTTTTCAAACTTCAGAAAAGAATTTTAGTTATAATTTTAGTGTACAAACGGATGGTAATTATTTAGATACACAAAAGGTTTTAATTTATGCATTTTATCAAAGGGGTGATTCGGTAATACTATCAACCAAGGAAATACCGGTAATTGTATCAACGGATGAAAGTCTGATATCATTCAATGTAACTCAAAAAGTATTTAAAATGCGTAAAGGGGATAGACAGACCCCTAACTTTAAGGGCGTTTTCGATACATTTCTTTCTGAAATTGGTACTCAGGGAACATGTATCTCTACCGTTGTTGAAAATGAAAATATTGTAAGGTTTAACGATAGCGAAAAAACATTTGAAGCTGTTGGAAACGGGGAAACCTGTGCAATAGTCAGCTACAAGGGAAAATCTGACACGGTTTATTTCAAAATAAATGGGGAGGGGTTTGTACCTGTTGAATTGACATCTTTTACCGGAGTTCAGAGTGGAAATAAGATTTCATTAAAATGGGAAACACAAACAGAGACAAATAACAGGGGTTTTGAAATTGAAAGGAAAAACCTAAATGAAAAGGATTTCACAAGGATAGGTTTTATCGACGGCAATGGAACTACCACCAAACCGAGAGGCTACAGTTTTATCGATTCTCCGATAGAAGAGGATCTGTATTTTTATCGGGTAAAGCAGATTGATTATGATGGATCATTTACTTATACACCGACCATACAAGTTGACTTTCATGGTGTTCCTGTGAATTTTGCTTTATTTCAAAATTTTCCCAATCCGTTTAATCCAGTAACAAAGATCAGGTATTCCATCCCAAATACAAGCACGGTAAAAATTCGGATTTATAACTCTTTAGGTGAAATGGTTAAACAAATTGTTAATGAAATACAGGGAGCAAATAATTATGAAATCGAATTTGATGGATCAGGATTTGCAAGTGGAGTTTATTTCTATTCACTTGAGGCATATGCACTTGAAGGTGGGCTGAGATTTCAGAATACGAAAAAAATGATAGTATTAAAATAA
- a CDS encoding DUF1801 domain-containing protein, whose amino-acid sequence MRKDLSSIDQYISEADENAKEMLRSLREIISNAAPGTTECISYGMPAFRLRRVVVYFAAFKNHVSLFPGASGVATFAEELKQWKCSKGTIQFPLGQPLPVELIQKIVAFRLKEETERDNSRKNT is encoded by the coding sequence ATGAGAAAAGACCTCTCCTCGATAGATCAGTACATTTCTGAAGCTGATGAAAACGCAAAGGAAATGCTTCGTTCGCTGCGCGAAATAATTTCTAATGCTGCACCCGGTACAACAGAGTGCATAAGTTACGGCATGCCGGCATTTCGTCTCAGGCGGGTGGTTGTGTATTTTGCAGCTTTCAAAAATCATGTCAGCCTTTTCCCCGGAGCGTCGGGTGTTGCAACATTTGCAGAGGAATTGAAACAATGGAAGTGTTCGAAAGGCACGATACAATTCCCGTTAGGTCAACCGCTTCCGGTCGAACTCATCCAAAAAATTGTTGCTTTCAGGTTGAAGGAAGAAACTGAAAGAGATAATTCAAGAAAAAACACTTGA
- a CDS encoding DUF177 domain-containing protein, producing MKIKISALEFGRNELDYTGNVSELGLEAPFYGNYELFISIDKTHQQLLVDVNLLVNAKFECDRCTTDFESKRDISFTLLYLFDERSQETDDPDVNYLSREADKIDITTELYDYAYLDIPFKKLCSEDCKGLCPRCGTDLNKSDCKCEKDPINPVWADLEKLKDDFKED from the coding sequence TTGAAAATAAAGATATCCGCATTGGAGTTTGGCAGGAACGAGTTGGATTACACAGGAAATGTGTCAGAACTTGGTCTGGAAGCGCCATTTTACGGTAATTACGAACTTTTTATATCGATTGACAAGACACATCAGCAGCTATTGGTGGATGTGAATTTGCTTGTAAATGCGAAATTTGAGTGCGACAGGTGCACGACAGACTTCGAGTCGAAGCGGGATATCAGCTTTACACTTCTCTATCTTTTTGATGAAAGAAGTCAGGAGACGGATGATCCCGATGTAAATTATTTATCGAGGGAAGCGGATAAAATAGATATTACAACCGAGTTGTACGACTATGCATATCTGGATATACCGTTCAAGAAATTGTGCAGTGAGGATTGCAAAGGACTTTGCCCCCGCTGCGGAACAGACCTGAACAAAAGTGATTGTAAATGTGAAAAAGACCCGATAAACCCTGTATGGGCGGATCTTGAGAAACTAAAAGACGATTTTAAAGAAGATTAA
- the rpmF gene encoding 50S ribosomal protein L32 produces MPNPKRKMSRTRRDKRRTHYKAVAPSVGSCPNCGEVKMNHHACPSCGYYAGRSMFLPKK; encoded by the coding sequence ATGCCAAATCCTAAAAGAAAAATGTCGAGAACCAGAAGAGACAAAAGAAGAACACACTATAAAGCTGTTGCTCCTTCAGTAGGTTCATGTCCAAATTGTGGTGAAGTAAAGATGAATCACCATGCATGCCCTTCCTGCGGATATTATGCAGGAAGATCGATGTTTCTGCCCAAGAAATAG
- the plsX gene encoding phosphate acyltransferase PlsX: protein MQSPGKISGKCRVVLDAMGGDFAPLNEIKGAIDAEREDKDLEVWLTGDKNRIEQVLAENNLQFDKNRIINSSQVVAMSDQPAQAYKAKQDSSLAVGLRLVKDGNADAFVSAGNTGAVMLFSTLIYRKIKGIDRPTIGTLMPCIGGFCTIFDAGASVDSKAHHLAEYAVLGSIYAEEMLGKPNPRVGVISVGEEESKGNEVSKKALQMIKPLGLNFIGNVEGKDIFKGNVDVAVCDGFTGNILLKFAEGVMYLLKHLFKEYADQGIFNKIKVGLFKSSLKSIFSKLNYENYGGVPLLGVNGITIIGHGSSSPLAIKNMIHKAAEAHRKDLLAKLASAIATRNIDHNEGNPE, encoded by the coding sequence ATGCAAAGCCCCGGAAAAATATCCGGCAAGTGTAGAGTTGTGCTTGATGCGATGGGTGGGGATTTTGCCCCCCTGAACGAGATAAAAGGGGCTATTGATGCGGAGAGGGAAGACAAAGATCTGGAAGTGTGGCTCACCGGAGATAAAAACCGGATAGAGCAGGTGCTTGCGGAGAACAATCTTCAATTCGACAAAAACCGTATCATAAACTCAAGTCAGGTTGTAGCGATGAGTGACCAGCCTGCTCAGGCATACAAGGCGAAACAGGATTCTTCATTGGCTGTCGGATTGCGTTTAGTAAAAGACGGCAACGCTGATGCATTTGTGAGTGCCGGAAACACCGGTGCTGTCATGTTGTTTTCAACATTGATTTACCGGAAAATTAAAGGAATAGACCGCCCTACGATTGGCACACTGATGCCATGTATCGGCGGTTTTTGCACAATATTCGATGCCGGTGCGAGTGTTGATTCGAAAGCCCATCACCTTGCGGAATATGCCGTCCTCGGTTCCATTTATGCCGAAGAGATGCTTGGAAAACCGAATCCAAGAGTCGGTGTTATAAGTGTGGGTGAGGAAGAAAGCAAAGGGAACGAAGTTTCAAAAAAAGCCCTGCAGATGATAAAACCCCTCGGTCTCAATTTTATAGGGAATGTGGAGGGGAAGGATATATTTAAAGGAAATGTGGATGTAGCCGTTTGCGACGGTTTTACCGGCAATATCCTTTTAAAATTTGCAGAAGGAGTAATGTACCTGCTGAAGCATCTCTTTAAAGAGTATGCAGATCAGGGCATTTTTAATAAAATTAAAGTTGGCTTGTTCAAAAGTTCATTAAAATCGATCTTTTCAAAGCTCAACTATGAAAATTACGGTGGTGTGCCGCTTCTCGGTGTGAACGGGATAACGATAATAGGACACGGATCAAGTTCACCTCTTGCAATTAAAAATATGATACACAAAGCTGCAGAAGCACACCGGAAAGACCTGCTTGCGAAACTCGCGAGTGCGATTGCAACCCGTAATATCGACCACAACGAAGGAAACCCCGAATGA
- a CDS encoding ketoacyl-ACP synthase III: protein MTNNSKINATITAVGMYVPDEVLDNDYFSSYLDTNDEWIVSRTGIKERRILRNGATSDLAYGALKDLMDSSDLKAEEIDAIIVATVTPDMLFPATACLVQEKIGAKNAWGFDLSAACSGFLFALQTGASLVASGAYKKVVVIGADKMSSIVDYSDRNNCILFGDAAGAVLLEPTEDKSLGIKDSILHVDGSGADYLHMKGGGSLNPPSHETVDNKMHYLYQEGKAVYKRAVLGMAEVSAEIMEKNGLKGEDVAWLAPHQANLRIIDSTASRMGVGMDKVMLNIEKYGNTTSGTIPTCLAEYYRAGKVKKGDNVILAAFGAGFTWGSIYLTWSMD, encoded by the coding sequence ATGACCAACAATTCCAAAATAAATGCCACGATTACCGCGGTAGGCATGTATGTGCCTGATGAGGTGCTCGACAATGATTATTTTTCAAGTTACCTTGATACGAATGATGAATGGATAGTTTCGAGAACCGGAATTAAAGAGAGAAGAATTTTAAGAAATGGTGCCACAAGCGACCTCGCTTATGGTGCCTTAAAAGATTTAATGGACTCTTCGGATCTGAAAGCCGAAGAGATTGACGCAATTATTGTAGCCACCGTGACCCCCGACATGCTTTTCCCTGCAACCGCATGCCTGGTACAGGAAAAAATCGGAGCGAAAAACGCCTGGGGATTCGACCTTTCAGCAGCATGCTCAGGATTCCTTTTTGCGCTTCAGACAGGTGCCAGTCTTGTGGCATCGGGCGCATATAAGAAGGTGGTCGTAATCGGTGCTGACAAGATGAGTTCCATTGTGGACTACTCTGACAGGAACAATTGTATATTGTTCGGAGATGCAGCCGGAGCGGTTTTGCTTGAGCCGACTGAGGATAAATCCCTCGGAATAAAGGATTCGATACTTCATGTTGACGGTTCAGGAGCCGATTATTTGCACATGAAAGGTGGCGGAAGCCTTAATCCACCATCACATGAGACCGTTGACAACAAGATGCACTACCTCTATCAGGAAGGGAAAGCCGTTTACAAAAGAGCGGTTCTCGGAATGGCAGAAGTGTCGGCTGAGATTATGGAGAAAAACGGTTTGAAGGGTGAGGATGTGGCTTGGCTCGCACCACATCAGGCAAACCTTCGCATCATCGATTCCACTGCGAGCAGAATGGGAGTCGGTATGGACAAAGTGATGCTGAATATTGAAAAATATGGAAATACAACCTCGGGCACCATCCCCACCTGTCTGGCAGAATATTACAGAGCCGGAAAAGTAAAAAAGGGTGATAATGTGATTCTTGCCGCCTTTGGTGCCGGATTTACATGGGGTTCGATTTATCTTACCTGGAGCATGGACTAA
- the fabD gene encoding ACP S-malonyltransferase produces the protein MAKRALLFPGQGSQYVGMAKDLYDNSVEAKEMIKTADDALGVPLSFIMFNGPETDLKQTEYTQPAIFVHSVVLASLLRRLDFEGAAGHSLGEYSALVACNAVQFYDAVKLVRFRGQAMQQAGTDFPGTMAAVIGLDRPALEEICAEASATGIVQCANFNSPGQIVLSGSVDGVLKAMELAKAAKARLVTQLPVSGAFHSPLMQSAKDKLEAKLDTVHFYDAKFPVYANVTAKPVTEKEEIKKNLFLQVTAPVLWEDTIRNMIADGFDEFVEVGPGRVLQGLVKRIDPSVATAGIDKYADIEKYL, from the coding sequence ATGGCAAAGAGGGCTCTACTTTTTCCCGGACAGGGTTCGCAGTATGTCGGAATGGCAAAAGACCTCTACGACAATTCTGTTGAAGCCAAAGAAATGATCAAGACCGCAGATGATGCGCTCGGAGTTCCCCTTTCCTTTATAATGTTTAACGGTCCCGAAACCGATCTGAAGCAGACTGAATATACACAGCCTGCAATTTTTGTTCACAGCGTTGTGCTTGCATCACTTCTAAGACGACTCGATTTTGAAGGAGCTGCGGGGCATTCACTCGGTGAATATTCAGCTCTGGTTGCCTGCAACGCCGTGCAATTTTATGATGCTGTAAAGCTCGTGAGGTTCAGAGGTCAGGCAATGCAGCAGGCAGGAACCGATTTTCCCGGTACAATGGCTGCGGTAATCGGTCTCGACAGACCCGCTCTCGAAGAGATTTGTGCCGAGGCATCCGCAACAGGCATAGTTCAATGTGCCAACTTCAATTCGCCCGGACAGATTGTACTTTCGGGAAGTGTCGATGGTGTCTTGAAAGCGATGGAACTCGCAAAAGCAGCCAAGGCAAGGCTTGTCACTCAGCTTCCCGTTTCGGGAGCATTTCATTCCCCGCTTATGCAATCTGCAAAAGACAAACTCGAAGCAAAACTTGATACAGTTCATTTCTATGACGCAAAATTTCCGGTTTACGCAAATGTGACCGCCAAACCCGTCACAGAGAAGGAAGAGATAAAGAAAAATCTCTTTTTACAGGTAACTGCACCTGTTTTGTGGGAGGATACAATTCGCAACATGATAGCTGACGGCTTCGATGAATTTGTCGAAGTGGGTCCGGGAAGAGTGTTGCAAGGTCTTGTAAAGAGGATTGACCCCTCTGTTGCAACCGCCGGAATAGATAAATACGCAGATATTGAAAAATATTTATAG
- the fabG gene encoding 3-oxoacyl-[acyl-carrier-protein] reductase, producing the protein MTELKEKRALVTGGSRGIGKAIVEELAKQGCSVVFTYQSSEEAAKAIEAEHAAEGRKVLGFKADAASFEDAQKAVDFTIQNLGGCDFLVNNAGITRDKFLMMMKEADFTEVMDANLKSVFNYTKAVMKPMMSQRFGRIINITSVVGLTGNAGQSNYAASKAGMIGFTKSVAKEVASRNITCNAVAPGFIQTDMTAKLKDDIKQELLNHIPLKALGEPGHIAKTVAFLVSPAADYITGQVIAVDGGMTM; encoded by the coding sequence ATGACAGAATTAAAAGAGAAGAGAGCACTCGTAACAGGCGGCTCCAGAGGAATCGGAAAAGCGATAGTTGAAGAGCTGGCAAAACAGGGCTGCTCTGTCGTTTTTACTTATCAGTCCTCGGAAGAAGCTGCAAAAGCCATCGAGGCTGAGCACGCTGCCGAAGGAAGAAAAGTACTCGGATTCAAGGCTGATGCTGCAAGTTTCGAGGATGCTCAAAAAGCGGTCGATTTCACGATTCAGAATCTCGGCGGATGTGACTTTCTGGTGAACAATGCAGGAATTACCCGTGACAAATTTCTGATGATGATGAAAGAAGCCGATTTCACCGAAGTAATGGATGCCAATCTTAAGAGTGTTTTTAACTACACAAAGGCTGTAATGAAGCCGATGATGTCGCAGAGATTTGGAAGAATCATCAACATCACTTCTGTTGTGGGTCTTACCGGAAATGCCGGACAGTCCAATTATGCAGCCAGCAAGGCGGGCATGATAGGCTTTACCAAATCTGTTGCAAAGGAAGTTGCTTCCAGAAATATTACTTGTAATGCAGTTGCCCCCGGTTTTATTCAGACTGACATGACTGCGAAACTTAAAGACGATATCAAACAAGAATTATTAAATCATATTCCGCTAAAAGCTCTCGGAGAACCCGGACACATCGCTAAAACTGTTGCGTTCCTCGTTTCTCCGGCTGCCGACTATATAACCGGACAGGTTATAGCCGTCGATGGCGGGATGACGATGTAA
- the acpP gene encoding acyl carrier protein gives MDIEVKFNQIIQDKLGVEESQITPEASFRNDLQADSLDLMELFMAFESEFNIQAPEDQVEKLDTVGAALAFIKEETSKK, from the coding sequence ATGGACATTGAAGTAAAATTCAATCAAATTATTCAAGACAAACTTGGCGTAGAAGAATCACAGATCACACCTGAAGCAAGCTTCAGAAACGATCTTCAGGCAGATTCACTCGATCTCATGGAGCTTTTCATGGCTTTCGAATCAGAATTTAACATTCAGGCACCCGAAGATCAGGTTGAAAAACTTGATACAGTTGGTGCTGCACTTGCCTTCATCAAAGAAGAAACAAGCAAAAAATAA
- the fabF gene encoding beta-ketoacyl-ACP synthase II encodes MNNRRVVVTGLGSVTPVGNNLHEYWDGLLSGRNGVELITKFDTTNFDTKFAAEVKNFDPGLYVDFKNLKRIDTFSVYALASATQAWDDAAFPEGSYDPERFGVIFGSGIGGLKSLENQFQVFYNDNSPKKLSPFFVTMMIADIAGGHISIKYGLKGPNYSTTSACATSSHAIADAFMLIQRGAADAMICGGAEAAATELGIGGFGAMRAISTWNDRYKEASRPFDKDRNGFVLGEGSGSVILEEYEHAKRRGAKIYAELAGIGLTGDAYHMTAPDPEGSGAVRAMKEALRDAGVPLEKIDYINAHGTSTPLNDKTETKAIKAVFGSHAYNLAISSIKSMTGHLLGAAGAIEAVATIMTIGNDIIPPTINLDEADPECDLYYVPKQAVKRKVDFAISNTFGFGGHNASLLFKKLEA; translated from the coding sequence ATGAATAACAGAAGGGTAGTTGTTACCGGTCTGGGTTCGGTTACACCCGTCGGGAACAACCTTCATGAATATTGGGACGGGCTCCTCTCCGGCAGAAACGGAGTAGAACTGATCACAAAATTTGACACCACTAACTTCGACACAAAATTTGCTGCCGAGGTTAAGAACTTCGATCCCGGTCTTTATGTAGATTTCAAAAACCTCAAACGAATCGACACTTTTTCGGTGTATGCCCTTGCATCTGCCACGCAGGCTTGGGATGACGCTGCATTTCCCGAGGGTTCGTATGATCCCGAGCGGTTCGGAGTGATTTTTGGAAGTGGTATCGGCGGATTGAAATCACTTGAGAATCAGTTTCAGGTTTTCTACAACGACAATTCCCCAAAAAAACTCTCCCCCTTCTTTGTTACCATGATGATAGCGGATATAGCCGGCGGACACATCTCCATTAAATATGGTTTGAAGGGTCCCAACTATTCCACTACATCTGCCTGTGCCACATCATCCCATGCAATTGCGGACGCCTTCATGCTCATTCAGCGCGGGGCTGCAGATGCGATGATTTGCGGGGGTGCTGAAGCTGCTGCTACAGAACTCGGAATTGGCGGATTTGGTGCCATGCGGGCAATCTCGACATGGAACGACCGCTACAAGGAAGCGAGCAGACCATTTGATAAGGACAGGAACGGATTTGTACTGGGTGAAGGCTCGGGGTCTGTTATTCTTGAAGAGTATGAACACGCAAAAAGACGCGGTGCAAAAATTTACGCCGAACTTGCGGGTATCGGTTTAACGGGCGATGCCTACCACATGACAGCTCCCGATCCTGAAGGAAGTGGTGCCGTCAGGGCAATGAAGGAAGCTTTGAGGGATGCAGGTGTTCCACTTGAAAAAATTGACTACATAAATGCCCACGGAACTTCGACTCCCTTGAACGACAAAACGGAAACCAAGGCGATAAAGGCGGTTTTTGGAAGTCATGCCTACAATCTCGCGATATCATCAATCAAGTCGATGACCGGTCATCTCCTCGGAGCCGCCGGAGCAATAGAAGCTGTTGCCACTATCATGACGATAGGGAACGATATAATTCCGCCGACCATCAATCTTGATGAAGCTGATCCCGAATGCGATCTCTATTATGTTCCAAAACAGGCGGTAAAACGAAAAGTCGATTTTGCCATAAGCAATACATTCGGATTTGGCGGACATAACGCTTCACTTCTGTTTAAGAAACTTGAGGCATAA